A portion of the Gloeomargarita sp. SKYB120 genome contains these proteins:
- the rpmE gene encoding 50S ribosomal protein L31 has translation MPKPGIHPEWYPEAPVYCEGKVVMTVGSTKPQLHVEIWSGNHPFYTGTQKIVDTEGRVERFMRKYTKPPAPATKAQPEKKPETKATKDTKPTAKTPKPTKKK, from the coding sequence ATGCCCAAGCCTGGTATCCATCCTGAGTGGTATCCTGAAGCGCCCGTTTACTGCGAGGGGAAGGTGGTGATGACGGTGGGTTCGACCAAACCCCAGTTGCACGTGGAAATTTGGTCGGGCAATCACCCCTTTTACACCGGCACCCAAAAAATTGTGGACACCGAAGGGCGGGTAGAGCGGTTCATGCGCAAGTACACCAAACCGCCAGCTCCGGCAACCAAAGCCCAGCCCGAGAAGAAACCGGAGACCAAAGCGACCAAGGACACCAAGCCTACCGCTAAAACCCCTAAACCTACTAAAAAGAAATAG
- a CDS encoding DUF29 domain-containing protein has protein sequence MNFLYETDFYAWTQAQAQALAERDVTKLDWPHLQEEIAALGRQEYRELVSRLTVLIGHLLKWQYQPECRSRGWFLTIREQRRAIRRHLRRNPSLQALADEAMTDAFEAGVDLALRETDLPLRTFPEQCPYAFLQVLADDFLCDTRADWP, from the coding sequence ATGAATTTCCTGTACGAGACGGACTTTTATGCGTGGACCCAGGCGCAAGCGCAAGCCCTAGCTGAGCGGGATGTCACTAAGCTAGACTGGCCCCATTTGCAGGAGGAAATCGCCGCATTGGGCCGGCAGGAGTATCGAGAACTAGTTAGCCGACTCACCGTTCTCATCGGTCACCTGCTGAAATGGCAATACCAACCAGAGTGCCGTTCCCGCGGTTGGTTTTTGACGATTCGGGAGCAACGCCGGGCCATTCGACGTCATTTACGACGCAATCCCAGTCTCCAAGCTCTGGCAGATGAAGCCATGACGGATGCCTTTGAAGCAGGGGTGGACCTAGCGTTGCGAGAAACAGATTTGCCTCTGCGTACCTTTCCCGAACAATGCCCTTACGCCTTCCTGCAAGTGCTGGCGGATGACTTTCTCTGCGATACGCGCGCCGATTGGCCCTAG
- a CDS encoding Fe(3+) ABC transporter substrate-binding protein → MGISRRDVLLGGASLVTVTTIGRFTAYQPALAQRGVVNVYSSRHYDSDKELFRRFTQATGIRVNVLEGKDDELIERIRSEGRNSPADVLFTVDAGRLWRAQQAGLFRPVDSPILTRSIPASLREPGNHWFGFTRRARVIMFNKDRVKPGDISTYEELADPRWRGQVLIRSSRNIYNQSLVGALIRHLGQARTERWARGIAENLARPPQGGDTDQIRAAAAGVGALAVSNTYYLIRLLKSPNPADREAGQKMGIIFPNQNSWGTHVNISGAGVIVSAPNSRNAVRFLEFLASREAQDVLARGNNEYPAVAGVPIDPVLASFGTFKQDPINASVFGRNNELALKITDRAGWA, encoded by the coding sequence ATGGGAATCTCGCGGCGTGATGTGTTACTTGGTGGGGCGTCTCTGGTGACGGTGACTACAATCGGGCGCTTTACCGCCTACCAACCGGCGTTGGCCCAGCGAGGGGTGGTCAATGTCTATTCTTCTCGGCACTACGACAGCGATAAGGAGTTGTTCCGGCGGTTCACCCAGGCGACGGGAATTCGGGTGAATGTGTTGGAGGGCAAAGATGATGAGCTCATCGAGCGGATTCGCAGCGAGGGACGCAATTCGCCGGCGGATGTGCTGTTTACCGTAGATGCGGGGCGTCTGTGGCGAGCGCAGCAGGCGGGCTTGTTCCGTCCAGTGGATTCTCCCATCTTGACCCGTTCGATTCCGGCGTCGTTGCGGGAACCGGGGAACCACTGGTTTGGGTTTACGCGGCGGGCACGGGTGATTATGTTCAACAAAGACCGGGTGAAACCGGGGGACATTTCTACGTATGAGGAATTGGCCGACCCACGCTGGCGGGGGCAAGTGTTAATCCGTTCGTCCCGGAATATCTACAACCAGTCGCTAGTGGGCGCTTTAATCCGGCACCTGGGCCAAGCGCGCACCGAACGCTGGGCAAGGGGAATTGCCGAAAACCTGGCACGACCACCCCAGGGAGGTGATACGGACCAAATCCGGGCGGCGGCGGCTGGCGTGGGGGCATTGGCGGTCAGTAACACCTACTACCTGATTCGCCTGCTCAAGTCCCCCAATCCCGCCGACCGAGAAGCCGGACAAAAGATGGGCATTATTTTCCCGAACCAAAACTCCTGGGGAACGCACGTGAATATCAGCGGCGCAGGCGTGATTGTCAGTGCTCCGAATAGTCGGAATGCCGTGCGGTTTTTGGAATTTCTGGCGTCGCGGGAGGCCCAAGACGTGCTGGCGCGGGGGAATAATGAGTATCCGGCGGTAGCGGGGGTGCCGATTGATCCCGTCCTGGCAAGCTTTGGGACCTTTAAGCAAGACCCGATCAACGCCAGCGTCTTTGGCCGCAACAACGAATTGGCGCTGAAAATTACGGACCGGGCGGGCTGGGCTTAA
- a CDS encoding DUF58 domain-containing protein — translation MSIGAFNTGNNLLYLLLGMLLSLIIASGVLSEEVMKGLAVERVFPSQIFAGVPTLVILRVHNRKRRIPTFSISITDRLGEGVTAPANYFLRIDPGQTVEGTYRLTFPRRGWWTIAGYELSTRFPFDLFCKVRVIQAPVTVLVYPSLGQPPPLRSLALVGQGERPQARAGGEGEFLALRDFRVGDDVRRIHWKVSARRDRWLVRDLERQETDALTLYFYNVAPAGMEPQRGEQGVATCAGLARDLLEKGYPVALVTTDARTSWGRGLGHLDAILRVLAVVEFTTQPPVQVPLTAQDRCIVFSAGVTPPLGDAQLLTTISF, via the coding sequence GTGAGCATTGGGGCATTTAACACGGGCAACAACTTGCTCTACCTGTTGCTGGGAATGCTGCTGAGTTTGATCATCGCCAGCGGCGTCCTATCCGAAGAAGTGATGAAGGGGCTGGCGGTGGAACGGGTCTTTCCCAGCCAGATATTTGCGGGCGTGCCAACGCTAGTGATTCTCAGGGTCCACAATCGCAAGCGCCGGATTCCCACCTTTTCCATCAGCATTACCGACCGGCTCGGTGAAGGAGTGACAGCCCCAGCCAATTATTTTCTGCGGATTGACCCGGGCCAGACAGTGGAAGGGACGTACCGTTTAACCTTTCCCCGGCGTGGGTGGTGGACGATTGCAGGCTATGAGTTGAGCACCCGCTTTCCCTTCGATTTGTTCTGCAAGGTGCGAGTGATTCAGGCGCCTGTTACGGTACTGGTCTATCCGTCCCTAGGGCAACCGCCGCCGTTGCGTTCTTTGGCGCTGGTGGGTCAAGGAGAACGTCCCCAGGCGCGGGCGGGTGGGGAAGGTGAGTTCTTAGCGTTGCGGGATTTTCGGGTGGGAGACGATGTGCGGCGGATTCACTGGAAAGTCTCGGCGCGGCGGGATAGGTGGCTTGTCCGAGATTTGGAGCGCCAGGAGACAGACGCTTTGACGTTGTACTTCTATAACGTCGCTCCAGCCGGCATGGAACCCCAGCGCGGGGAACAAGGGGTTGCCACCTGTGCGGGTTTGGCACGGGATTTACTGGAGAAGGGATATCCAGTGGCCCTGGTGACAACGGATGCCCGGACCAGTTGGGGACGCGGGCTAGGCCATTTGGATGCGATTTTGCGAGTGCTGGCTGTGGTGGAATTTACGACGCAACCGCCGGTGCAGGTGCCCCTGACTGCTCAAGACCGGTGCATTGTCTTTTCTGCCGGTGTCACGCCGCCGCTGGGGGACGCGCAACTATTAACCACTATCTCTTTCTAA
- the gloA gene encoding lactoylglutathione lyase, with product MRILHTMLRVSDLEASIKFYTEVLGMKLLRRQDYPDGQFTLAYLGYGDEAQEAVIELTYNWGQSNYDLGNGFGHIALGVEDIYATCEHIKAKGGKVVREPGPMKHGSTVIAFVEDPTGYKIELIQLDTYEPTQKRELAQAT from the coding sequence ATGCGCATCCTGCACACCATGCTCCGCGTTAGCGACCTGGAAGCGTCCATCAAGTTTTATACCGAAGTTTTAGGGATGAAACTGTTGCGGCGGCAGGATTATCCCGACGGTCAATTTACGCTGGCGTATTTGGGTTACGGGGATGAAGCCCAGGAAGCTGTGATTGAACTGACCTACAACTGGGGGCAAAGCAACTACGACTTGGGCAATGGCTTTGGCCATATTGCCCTAGGGGTTGAGGACATTTACGCCACCTGTGAACACATCAAGGCCAAGGGCGGGAAAGTGGTGCGCGAGCCTGGCCCAATGAAACACGGCTCCACGGTGATTGCCTTTGTAGAGGACCCGACAGGGTACAAAATTGAGTTAATTCAACTGGATACTTATGAACCCACCCAAAAACGAGAGCTAGCTCAAGCAACCTAG
- the glgP gene encoding alpha-glucan family phosphorylase: MKLLDPLTTIRDRLPNVLQPLATLAFNYWWTWSGQQLRLFAPIDQQLWEACHHNPVLFLQKVSQERLDEAATDPDYVQLVQNVAARFEAYMQPRTCPLAPHITPQQPVAYFCAEFGIHESLPLYAGGLGVLAGDHLKSASDMGLPMVGIGLLYRQGYFRQRLNRQGWQEDYYVDNQFQEMPLELVREPDGRPLTVMVEVRGRHVVAQVWRVRVGRSDLYLMDSDVPVNDPIDRWLTAHLYGGNQETRIAQEILLGIGGVRLLDKLGLQPAVYHLNEGHAAFALLELARLEMQRTGQSFYAVEDRVRQKSVFTTHTPVPAGHDAFSPDLMDSFFATYWPQLHLSREQFLALGARRLGDPWEPFNMTVLALRLTRAANGVSQLHGEVSRQMWSILYPDRPVEQVPIGAITNGVHAPTWTAPLFGDLFRTYVHPEWEAHVTEPEIWERVEQIPDAELWQRHQLLKQRLISYTRSRLFASRQQRGEPLEQLEAIAHWLDPQALTIGFARRFSAYKRAYLIIRDPDRAKRILTNPERPVQLIFAGKAHPADEEGKRIIQRLLEWCRDPDLQKRVAFIEDYDMHTARCLIQGVDLWLNNPRRPLEASGTSGQKVCFNGGINFSVLDGWWCEGYVPGVNGWAIGEDLHTSNQELQDKQDSESLYHLLETEIVPMYYERDEAGLPRRWIQRMKASIRTNAPRFNTDRMVRDYIQYIYAPSRELAVSGSWRG; this comes from the coding sequence ATGAAACTGTTGGACCCGCTCACGACCATTCGCGACCGTTTGCCCAACGTTTTACAGCCTTTGGCCACGCTGGCGTTTAACTACTGGTGGACGTGGTCGGGTCAGCAGTTACGGTTGTTCGCACCGATTGACCAGCAACTGTGGGAGGCATGCCACCACAATCCGGTGCTGTTTTTGCAGAAGGTGAGCCAGGAGCGGCTAGACGAAGCGGCCACAGACCCCGATTACGTGCAGTTGGTGCAAAACGTGGCGGCTCGCTTTGAAGCCTATATGCAGCCCCGCACCTGTCCCCTGGCGCCCCACATTACGCCGCAGCAACCGGTGGCCTATTTCTGTGCGGAGTTTGGCATTCATGAATCTCTACCCCTCTACGCTGGCGGCCTGGGTGTTTTGGCGGGAGACCACCTGAAATCGGCGTCGGATATGGGCTTGCCGATGGTGGGGATTGGGTTGCTCTACCGCCAGGGTTATTTCCGGCAACGCTTGAATCGCCAGGGCTGGCAAGAGGACTACTACGTGGATAACCAGTTCCAGGAAATGCCCTTGGAATTGGTGCGGGAACCAGATGGACGCCCCTTGACGGTGATGGTGGAGGTGCGCGGACGGCACGTGGTGGCCCAGGTCTGGCGGGTGCGGGTCGGGCGCTCGGATTTGTACCTGATGGATTCGGACGTGCCGGTGAATGACCCGATTGACCGCTGGTTGACGGCCCATCTGTACGGAGGCAATCAGGAGACGCGCATTGCCCAGGAAATTTTGCTAGGGATTGGCGGGGTGCGCCTGCTGGACAAGCTGGGGTTGCAGCCAGCGGTCTATCACCTGAACGAGGGTCATGCGGCATTTGCCTTGCTGGAACTGGCGCGGTTGGAGATGCAACGCACAGGACAATCGTTCTATGCGGTGGAAGACCGGGTGCGGCAAAAGTCCGTGTTTACGACCCATACGCCGGTGCCTGCTGGTCACGACGCCTTTTCGCCGGATTTGATGGATTCGTTTTTTGCCACCTACTGGCCCCAGTTGCACCTGTCGCGGGAGCAGTTTTTGGCGTTAGGGGCGCGGCGGTTGGGCGACCCGTGGGAGCCGTTTAACATGACGGTGCTGGCGTTGCGCTTGACGCGGGCGGCCAATGGGGTGAGCCAGTTGCATGGGGAAGTGTCGCGCCAGATGTGGTCCATCCTCTATCCCGACCGGCCGGTGGAGCAGGTGCCCATCGGTGCGATTACCAACGGGGTGCATGCCCCGACCTGGACCGCGCCCTTGTTTGGCGACCTATTCCGCACCTATGTCCATCCCGAATGGGAAGCCCATGTGACGGAGCCAGAAATCTGGGAACGGGTCGAGCAGATTCCCGATGCGGAACTCTGGCAACGGCACCAACTGCTGAAGCAACGGTTGATTAGTTACACCCGCAGTCGCTTGTTTGCCAGTCGCCAGCAACGGGGAGAGCCACTGGAACAATTGGAGGCGATTGCCCACTGGCTGGACCCCCAAGCGTTGACGATTGGGTTTGCCCGCCGCTTTAGTGCCTACAAACGGGCCTATCTCATCATTCGCGACCCCGACCGGGCCAAGCGCATCCTGACCAACCCCGAACGACCGGTGCAGTTGATTTTTGCCGGCAAGGCCCACCCCGCCGATGAAGAGGGCAAGCGGATTATCCAACGATTGCTGGAGTGGTGCCGCGACCCGGACCTGCAAAAGCGGGTGGCCTTCATCGAGGACTACGATATGCACACGGCCCGCTGTTTGATCCAGGGAGTGGACCTGTGGCTGAACAATCCCCGGCGGCCTTTAGAAGCATCGGGCACCAGCGGTCAAAAGGTGTGTTTCAATGGCGGGATCAATTTCAGCGTGCTGGATGGCTGGTGGTGCGAGGGCTACGTGCCGGGGGTCAACGGCTGGGCCATCGGCGAGGACTTGCACACCAGCAATCAGGAATTGCAGGACAAGCAAGACAGCGAATCCCTGTATCACCTGCTCGAGACAGAAATTGTCCCCATGTACTACGAGCGGGACGAAGCGGGATTACCCCGGCGGTGGATCCAGCGCATGAAGGCGTCCATCCGTACTAATGCGCCCCGTTTCAATACCGACCGCATGGTGCGGGACTACATCCAGTACATTTATGCCCCCAGCCGAGAACTAGCCGTCAGCGGGTCATGGCGCGGGTAG
- the gltX gene encoding glutamate--tRNA ligase, translated as MTVRVRIAPSPTGNLHIGTARTALFNWLFARHHGGEFILRMEDTDRERSRPEFAENIISGLKWLGLDWDIGPIWQTQRLHRYQEVIAQLLAQGFAYRSYETEEELAAMRAAQEAQKLAPRYNNQHRHLTPEQEAAFQAQGRKPVIRFKIDDEREIVWHDLIRGEMRWRGSDLGGDMVIARADGQPLYNFAVVVDDVDMQITHVIRGEDHLANTAKQILIYEALGAPIPAFAHTPLILNPEGRKLSKRDGVTSISEFRQMGYVAPALVNYMALLGWSPPEGKELLTLQEMVPLFSLERVNKAGSKFDWDKLNWINSHYLHQMSPAQLVAELVPFWQEAGYAVEPERDQPWLEQVAALIGPSLATLKDGVALARFYMTEQVSYDDEAKAQLQQPQSQEILRQFLATSDPQQLEEAQALVQNVMQTCGVKKVQVMKTLRAALMGTLHGPDLLQSWLILAQRGFAQSRLRAALSLTPA; from the coding sequence GTGACAGTGCGGGTGCGGATTGCTCCGAGTCCGACGGGGAATTTGCATATTGGTACAGCGCGGACGGCGTTGTTCAACTGGCTCTTTGCCCGGCATCACGGGGGTGAATTTATCCTGCGGATGGAGGACACGGACCGAGAGCGCTCGCGACCAGAATTTGCAGAAAACATCATCAGCGGGTTGAAATGGCTGGGGTTGGACTGGGACATCGGCCCCATCTGGCAAACGCAGCGGTTGCACCGGTATCAGGAGGTGATTGCCCAGCTTCTGGCCCAGGGCTTTGCCTACCGGAGCTATGAAACGGAAGAAGAGCTAGCGGCGATGCGGGCGGCCCAGGAAGCCCAGAAACTTGCCCCCCGCTACAACAACCAGCACCGGCATCTGACGCCGGAGCAGGAAGCCGCCTTTCAAGCCCAGGGACGCAAGCCCGTGATCCGGTTCAAGATTGACGACGAGCGGGAGATTGTCTGGCACGACCTGATACGCGGAGAAATGCGCTGGCGCGGGAGTGACCTGGGGGGCGACATGGTAATTGCGCGGGCGGACGGCCAACCCCTGTACAACTTTGCGGTGGTGGTGGATGACGTGGATATGCAGATTACCCATGTAATTCGGGGAGAAGACCACCTAGCCAACACTGCCAAGCAGATTTTGATTTACGAAGCGCTTGGGGCACCCATACCCGCCTTTGCCCACACGCCGTTGATTCTCAACCCCGAGGGGCGCAAGTTATCCAAGCGGGACGGGGTGACATCTATTTCTGAATTTCGGCAGATGGGGTACGTCGCGCCGGCGCTGGTGAATTACATGGCCCTGTTGGGCTGGTCGCCGCCGGAGGGCAAAGAGCTTTTGACGCTCCAGGAAATGGTGCCCCTGTTTTCCCTGGAACGGGTGAACAAAGCAGGCAGCAAATTTGACTGGGACAAGTTGAACTGGATCAACAGCCACTACCTGCACCAGATGTCACCGGCCCAACTGGTCGCCGAACTGGTGCCGTTTTGGCAAGAGGCGGGATATGCGGTGGAGCCGGAACGAGACCAACCTTGGTTAGAGCAGGTGGCGGCGTTGATTGGTCCCAGCTTGGCCACGTTGAAAGATGGGGTTGCCCTTGCCCGTTTCTACATGACCGAGCAGGTGAGTTACGACGACGAAGCGAAAGCGCAATTGCAGCAACCCCAGAGCCAGGAGATTTTGCGACAATTTCTCGCAACGAGTGACCCCCAGCAACTAGAGGAGGCCCAGGCGCTGGTGCAAAACGTCATGCAGACCTGTGGGGTGAAAAAAGTCCAGGTGATGAAAACGCTACGGGCGGCGCTCATGGGAACCTTGCATGGGCCAGATTTGCTTCAGTCTTGGTTGATCCTGGCGCAGCGAGGTTTTGCGCAATCACGATTACGGGCGGCCTTGTCGTTGACTCCCGCCTAG
- a CDS encoding glycosyltransferase has translation MKFSIITPCYNAAASLPETIESVLQQTAVRSGQVELEYWICDGGSTDGTLELLKNYNHPALRIHSAPDQGMYDALAQGLSQATGDVIAYINAGDFYYPQAFAVVAQMIATGQVDWLTGYRVIYNQFSQVIQVDLPYPYRRELFAYGLYNQAWCRVQQESTFWTRKVNRQIDVERLKTWRYAGDYFLWMQLARVTDLQVVQSYLGGFKRHPGQLSQRRDLYNQEVARMTQPAPLWAKLIHAWDYGCWRWRKNYPGVWRFDPKIDQWRRF, from the coding sequence ATGAAATTTTCCATCATCACGCCCTGTTACAATGCAGCAGCTTCCTTGCCAGAAACAATTGAGTCCGTCCTGCAACAAACAGCAGTGCGCTCTGGCCAAGTGGAATTGGAATACTGGATTTGTGATGGGGGTTCGACGGATGGGACGTTGGAATTGCTAAAGAATTACAACCATCCAGCATTGCGAATTCATTCCGCGCCCGACCAGGGGATGTATGATGCGTTGGCCCAAGGTCTATCCCAAGCCACCGGTGATGTGATAGCTTACATCAATGCTGGCGATTTTTATTACCCCCAGGCGTTTGCCGTTGTCGCCCAGATGATTGCCACCGGACAGGTGGATTGGCTCACCGGTTATCGCGTGATCTATAACCAGTTTTCCCAAGTAATTCAAGTGGATTTGCCCTATCCCTATCGCCGGGAATTGTTTGCCTACGGTTTGTACAACCAAGCCTGGTGTCGGGTGCAACAGGAATCCACGTTTTGGACGCGGAAAGTGAACCGGCAAATTGATGTTGAACGGCTGAAAACGTGGCGGTATGCTGGGGATTATTTTCTGTGGATGCAGTTAGCTCGGGTGACGGATTTGCAGGTGGTGCAGAGTTATTTAGGCGGTTTCAAGCGCCATCCAGGCCAGTTGTCCCAACGGCGGGATTTGTACAACCAGGAGGTGGCTCGCATGACCCAACCGGCACCTTTGTGGGCCAAACTCATCCATGCGTGGGACTATGGCTGCTGGCGTTGGCGCAAAAACTATCCGGGGGTTTGGCGGTTTGACCCTAAGATAGATCAATGGCGTCGGTTTTAG
- the leuC gene encoding 3-isopropylmalate dehydratase large subunit produces MSRGTLFDKVWAEHEVATLPSGQTQLFIALHLIHEVTSPQAFAMLRERGLSVMFPERTVATVDHIVPTDQRQRPFLDPLAEEMIETLERNCKDFGIKLYNIGSGNQGIVHVIAPELGLTRPGMTIACGDSHTSTHGAFGTIAFGIGTSQVRDVLATQTLAVNKLKVRKIQVDGPLARGVYAKDVILHIIRTLGVKAGVGYAYEYSGSTIHAMNMEERMTICNMSIEGGARCGYVNPDQVTYDYLRERPLRPADWEAAVSYWQQFASDPDAEYDDVVQFQAENIAPTVTWGITPGQGIGVDERIPKLEDLPPSERELAQEAYAYMGVTPGQPIAGMPVDVCFIGSCTNGRITDLREAAKVAQGRRVHPGVKAFVVPGSEAVKRQAEAEGLHEIFLAAGFEWRSPGCSMCLAMNPDKLQGRQISASSSNRNFKGRQGSATGRTLLMSPAMVAAAAVTGRVTDVRELL; encoded by the coding sequence ATGAGTCGGGGAACGCTGTTTGATAAAGTCTGGGCCGAGCACGAAGTGGCCACCCTGCCGTCTGGACAAACGCAACTATTTATCGCTTTGCATTTGATCCACGAAGTGACCAGCCCCCAGGCGTTTGCCATGCTGCGGGAGCGGGGGTTGTCGGTCATGTTTCCGGAGCGGACGGTGGCGACAGTGGACCACATCGTGCCAACGGACCAACGCCAGCGCCCTTTCCTGGACCCCCTGGCAGAAGAAATGATTGAAACGCTGGAGAGAAACTGCAAAGACTTTGGCATTAAGTTATACAACATTGGGTCGGGGAATCAGGGAATTGTGCATGTGATTGCGCCCGAGTTGGGACTAACCCGACCGGGAATGACGATTGCCTGTGGGGATAGTCACACGTCCACTCACGGGGCGTTTGGGACGATTGCGTTCGGGATTGGCACCTCGCAGGTGCGGGATGTCTTGGCGACGCAAACCCTGGCGGTGAATAAACTCAAGGTGCGCAAGATTCAGGTGGATGGGCCACTGGCGCGAGGGGTCTATGCCAAGGACGTGATTTTGCACATCATTCGCACGCTGGGGGTGAAAGCCGGGGTGGGCTATGCCTACGAATACAGCGGCAGCACCATCCACGCTATGAACATGGAGGAGCGGATGACGATTTGCAATATGTCCATTGAAGGTGGGGCCCGCTGTGGGTATGTGAACCCTGACCAGGTGACGTATGACTATTTGCGGGAACGGCCCCTGCGACCGGCGGATTGGGAAGCTGCCGTTTCCTATTGGCAACAGTTCGCCAGCGACCCCGATGCGGAATACGACGATGTGGTGCAGTTTCAGGCGGAAAACATTGCGCCAACGGTGACCTGGGGCATTACGCCGGGCCAAGGAATTGGGGTGGACGAGCGCATTCCCAAACTCGAGGACTTGCCGCCGTCGGAACGGGAGTTGGCCCAGGAAGCCTACGCATACATGGGAGTGACGCCGGGACAACCGATTGCCGGGATGCCAGTAGATGTGTGTTTCATCGGCAGTTGCACCAACGGGCGGATTACGGATTTGCGGGAAGCGGCTAAGGTGGCCCAGGGGCGACGGGTGCATCCAGGCGTCAAAGCGTTTGTGGTGCCAGGCTCCGAAGCGGTCAAACGCCAGGCGGAAGCGGAAGGACTCCATGAGATTTTCCTGGCAGCAGGGTTTGAGTGGCGCTCGCCAGGGTGTTCGATGTGCTTGGCGATGAACCCCGATAAGTTGCAGGGGCGGCAAATCAGCGCGTCGTCGTCCAACCGCAATTTCAAGGGACGGCAAGGGTCAGCGACAGGACGCACGTTACTCATGAGTCCGGCGATGGTGGCGGCGGCAGCGGTGACAGGCCGGGTGACAGATGTGCGGGAGTTGCTATGA
- the rpsI gene encoding 30S ribosomal protein S9 — protein sequence MATAQRVTYWGTGRRKTAVARVRLCPGTGRVVINDRDAQEYLKGMPTCLAAIKAPLETLGLENEYDVLVNAHGGGLTGQAEAIRLGVARALCQLDPDNRQPLKAEGYLTRDPRAKERRKYGLKKARKAPQYSKR from the coding sequence ATGGCGACGGCGCAACGGGTGACCTATTGGGGTACAGGACGGCGGAAAACGGCGGTAGCACGGGTGCGGCTGTGTCCGGGCACGGGTAGGGTGGTGATTAACGACCGGGATGCGCAAGAATATCTCAAGGGGATGCCGACGTGCTTGGCCGCGATCAAGGCGCCGTTGGAAACGCTGGGTCTGGAGAACGAGTACGACGTGCTAGTGAATGCCCACGGCGGCGGGTTAACCGGCCAGGCGGAAGCGATTCGGTTGGGGGTGGCGCGGGCATTGTGCCAGTTGGACCCGGATAATCGGCAACCCCTCAAAGCCGAAGGCTATCTCACCCGTGACCCCCGCGCGAAAGAACGCCGTAAGTATGGGTTGAAGAAAGCCCGCAAGGCGCCCCAGTACTCCAAGCGTTAA